A section of the Streptomyces sp. NBC_01363 genome encodes:
- a CDS encoding DUF6262 family protein — MKPANTAAAIAARRTQTKDKLDRVATAVGQLRRDRGRVTVRAIAQRADVSATFLYENADARALVQNAVSDSRTRRDAAGQAEHDRIEATWRERALNAEAELTRTQREVLVQRQRIGDLMGQIRDFDQMVPGESVQHLVSENTTLKYRVHQLTQEHRKLQERLEGARSNLRFSDRRIAALEAQLLEQGK, encoded by the coding sequence ATGAAGCCCGCGAACACCGCGGCCGCCATCGCCGCCCGCCGCACACAGACCAAAGACAAACTGGACCGCGTGGCGACCGCCGTCGGCCAGCTCCGCCGCGACCGCGGCCGCGTGACTGTCCGCGCCATCGCCCAACGCGCCGACGTTTCCGCCACGTTCCTGTACGAGAACGCGGACGCGCGGGCACTTGTCCAGAACGCCGTCTCCGACAGCCGCACCCGCCGTGATGCTGCTGGTCAGGCTGAGCACGACCGGATCGAAGCAACCTGGCGCGAGCGGGCACTGAACGCCGAAGCCGAACTCACGCGCACCCAAAGGGAGGTCCTTGTCCAGCGGCAGCGGATCGGCGACCTCATGGGGCAGATCCGCGACTTTGACCAGATGGTCCCCGGTGAGTCCGTTCAGCACCTCGTCAGCGAGAACACGACCCTCAAATATCGAGTGCATCAACTGACCCAAGAGCATCGCAAGCTTCAGGAACGACTCGAAGGTGCCCGGTCCAATCTCCGATTCTCAGACAGACGCATCGCCGCACTCGAAGCCCAACTCCTCGAACAGGGAAAATGA
- a CDS encoding DEAD/DEAH box helicase family protein: MARESSELESRFTDLALASANFGFLLPHEPLLVLYGASSEARASTAPAESVAAARQFAEVLATKLVHMAGVRPPTADQPSRLRVLTRAGLLAPRVLAAFEDLHGFPDGDGDRTEAVASRPVHRCYELAVWFFRLQTADQEPMPFVHSSASDLRVLSKRVAPMDAVEPRLRREFDLRVGPTSLPASERERLIVSARDAAHEPLEEGAIGAEVQRRLTKAGWDVLGPDADDDRNRSLGCVLVEPRLPGGRRADLLLLVGGQVMGIIEWKRDGADLGTAMEQAGRLAAAATDASPWPVWRSPLPYRYVSDGRRLLFYDANDPESGARLISGFHQPTTLARWRREAEADGEAPTYRARMAALPPLQMGTQAAGRLRSPQLQAVSAVERALAAGNRRALVQMATGTGRIYAEVFAAYRQLRHARAARILFVVDRLDMAHQLTAVLRQFTFPDTGRSLADVYQVAELTSADVPASASVVVGTTQRLESVLAGTPEPEDGSARVSAYETAEQVSQSATAPLEVTYAPTLPPDSFDLVIVDDCHHQVYGRGRALLEYFDAPVLGFTATPVAPVFGFFNANLVSEYSFEQAVADGLVVDYSLYQARFEPSGRATLVPFAGHIAAEAKAPRRTSYEQLDEDLAHAGPASAPRTVGSKQLAAVITAFRDELPALFPERAAEGGLGVPKTVVFALHDAHAEDIVHHVREVFGADDTFCQKITTRSHNPDQLLRDFRTDPQFRIGVVVDIMSGPTDMRAVECVLFLRDVRSAAYYERLLAQGAQPIAPAVLRAVTPGAFAKTQFVVIDAVGTSRHHHRRLVNVTDASGRAGRRALERLLERTVDAHLSADETAELGVRLARLVPVVSDADGAAVRKLAGISLEGLVARLLGTVDADHVAQVRTAWTPQALEEEVRDAGELLGTRPALRELLLRLYDGPAVPAAGEPTGPSAAAEDMRRRLAAFLQQAGPFTPAQAWWIENIAEATAAAEDRFDPRELDSVPFSGRGGTDGFLGAFGAEAAIGLIDDLGEALA; encoded by the coding sequence GTGGCTCGAGAGTCGAGCGAGCTCGAAAGTCGATTCACGGACCTGGCGCTCGCCTCAGCCAATTTCGGGTTTCTCCTGCCGCACGAACCACTCCTGGTCCTTTATGGCGCCTCATCAGAGGCCCGGGCATCCACTGCCCCTGCCGAGTCGGTGGCGGCGGCCCGTCAGTTCGCCGAAGTTCTCGCCACCAAACTGGTCCATATGGCCGGGGTGCGACCGCCAACGGCGGACCAGCCGTCCCGCCTGCGGGTACTGACCCGGGCGGGGCTGCTCGCACCCCGCGTCCTCGCCGCGTTCGAGGACCTTCACGGTTTTCCGGACGGCGATGGTGACCGGACAGAGGCGGTGGCGTCGCGCCCGGTGCATCGCTGTTATGAGCTGGCTGTCTGGTTTTTCCGTCTCCAGACTGCCGACCAGGAGCCGATGCCCTTCGTCCATTCCAGTGCGTCCGACCTACGCGTTCTGTCGAAGCGAGTGGCTCCGATGGACGCGGTCGAGCCGCGGCTGCGCCGCGAATTTGACCTCCGAGTTGGGCCCACATCTCTGCCGGCTTCAGAACGCGAGCGCCTGATCGTCAGTGCCCGCGATGCGGCCCATGAGCCGCTGGAAGAAGGGGCGATCGGGGCGGAGGTGCAGCGCAGGCTCACCAAGGCTGGGTGGGATGTTCTGGGCCCCGATGCCGATGATGACCGCAACCGCTCTCTGGGTTGCGTGTTGGTCGAGCCCCGTCTGCCCGGCGGCCGCCGTGCCGACTTGCTCCTGCTGGTTGGCGGGCAGGTCATGGGGATCATCGAGTGGAAGAGGGACGGCGCGGATCTCGGCACTGCCATGGAGCAGGCAGGGAGGCTGGCGGCCGCGGCGACGGATGCCTCGCCGTGGCCGGTCTGGCGCTCTCCGCTGCCGTATCGGTACGTGAGTGACGGCCGGCGGCTGCTCTTCTACGACGCCAATGATCCAGAATCGGGCGCCCGGCTCATTAGCGGCTTTCACCAGCCGACCACGCTGGCGCGTTGGCGGCGTGAGGCAGAGGCAGACGGTGAGGCCCCCACCTATCGCGCCAGGATGGCGGCCCTGCCGCCGCTGCAGATGGGCACGCAGGCGGCAGGCCGCCTGCGCTCGCCGCAGCTGCAGGCGGTTTCGGCAGTCGAGCGAGCCCTTGCGGCCGGAAATCGCCGTGCCCTGGTCCAGATGGCTACCGGCACCGGACGGATCTACGCCGAGGTTTTCGCGGCGTACCGCCAGCTCCGACACGCCAGGGCCGCCCGCATTCTGTTCGTCGTCGATCGCTTGGACATGGCGCATCAGCTGACGGCCGTGCTGCGGCAGTTCACCTTCCCGGACACCGGCCGCAGTCTGGCCGATGTGTACCAAGTCGCGGAGCTGACATCGGCAGACGTGCCTGCGTCGGCCTCCGTCGTTGTGGGCACGACACAACGGTTGGAGAGCGTGCTGGCCGGCACGCCCGAACCGGAGGACGGATCCGCCCGCGTATCGGCCTACGAGACCGCCGAGCAGGTCTCGCAGTCCGCCACCGCGCCGCTCGAAGTGACCTACGCCCCGACCCTGCCGCCGGACTCCTTCGACCTTGTGATCGTCGATGACTGCCACCACCAGGTCTACGGACGAGGCCGGGCCCTGCTGGAGTACTTCGACGCTCCGGTGCTTGGATTCACCGCGACGCCGGTCGCCCCGGTGTTCGGCTTCTTCAATGCCAATTTGGTTAGCGAGTACTCCTTCGAACAGGCCGTCGCCGACGGACTCGTCGTGGACTACTCCCTCTACCAGGCACGGTTCGAGCCGTCCGGACGCGCGACGCTGGTCCCGTTTGCCGGGCACATCGCCGCTGAGGCTAAGGCCCCGCGCCGTACCAGCTACGAGCAGTTGGATGAGGACCTGGCTCACGCCGGACCGGCCAGCGCCCCACGGACTGTGGGGTCCAAGCAGCTGGCCGCAGTGATAACAGCGTTCCGTGATGAACTGCCTGCCCTGTTCCCCGAGCGGGCGGCCGAGGGCGGGCTGGGCGTCCCCAAGACCGTGGTCTTCGCACTCCACGACGCGCACGCGGAAGACATCGTGCACCACGTCCGCGAGGTGTTCGGTGCCGATGACACCTTCTGCCAGAAGATCACCACGCGCAGCCACAACCCGGACCAGCTGCTGAGGGACTTCAGGACCGATCCGCAGTTTCGGATTGGGGTGGTGGTGGACATCATGTCTGGCCCCACCGACATGCGGGCGGTCGAATGCGTGCTGTTCCTGCGCGATGTCCGCTCCGCTGCCTACTACGAGCGACTACTGGCGCAAGGGGCGCAGCCCATCGCGCCAGCCGTGCTCCGCGCGGTCACCCCAGGAGCCTTCGCCAAGACCCAGTTCGTGGTGATCGACGCGGTGGGAACCTCGCGCCACCATCACCGACGGCTTGTCAACGTGACCGATGCGTCCGGCCGGGCAGGCCGGCGTGCCCTAGAGCGCCTGCTGGAACGCACGGTGGACGCCCACTTGAGCGCCGACGAGACAGCCGAACTAGGGGTGCGGCTTGCCCGGCTCGTTCCCGTGGTGAGCGACGCGGATGGCGCCGCCGTGCGGAAACTGGCCGGCATTTCCTTGGAAGGGCTGGTGGCCCGGCTTCTTGGCACCGTTGACGCGGACCACGTGGCGCAGGTCCGAACAGCCTGGACGCCGCAGGCCCTCGAGGAGGAAGTCCGCGATGCTGGTGAGCTGCTGGGCACCCGGCCCGCGCTGCGTGAGCTGCTGCTGCGTCTCTACGACGGGCCCGCCGTACCGGCCGCGGGGGAGCCCACCGGGCCGAGTGCGGCCGCCGAGGACATGCGACGGCGTCTGGCCGCGTTCCTGCAGCAGGCAGGGCCCTTCACCCCGGCCCAGGCGTGGTGGATCGAGAACATTGCGGAGGCGACTGCCGCAGCCGAGGATCGCTTTGATCCCCGGGAACTCGACAGCGTCCCGTTCTCGGGCCGGGGCGGCACCGATGGGTTCCTTGGCGCATTCGGCGCCGAAGCCGCGATCGGCCTCATCGACGACCTGGGTGAGGCACTCGCTTGA
- a CDS encoding class I SAM-dependent DNA methyltransferase, producing MNPPASAHPGPDPDLAKVLWSFADVLREDGVSGLEYVEQLACLILLKLAHEQSQRPLNPVEMTGYDEWAGIRYSAGQEQRERYEQALDRLAYGPGNLGLLFRKVQNRIPDPVKLARLIDLVDSYHWSGDGNSSPGAIFDALLARMTADPKTGAGQFFTPRPLVEAIVQCVQPGIGDTIIDPACGTGGFLTKSFEYLIEHFPPGVSPAERARLSQDAFSGTELVDATARLATINLVLHGLTRADAAPLIDVGDALTRTPTRHATLVLTTPPFGRRSTIAGEAYAHYRPDFWAETANRQLNFLQHVQSLLQLDGRAAVVVPDNVLFEAGAGEHIRRRLLDACDVHTLLRLPPGVFYATGVKTSVLFFDKAAPRADGRPSTQQLWVYDLRTHRPAPTKSTTLTSADYDDFVSAYRPGRPRSERVESPVFRSYSVQDLLARDRTNLDLLAADPPDDPLATAEPEADLHHMAQQIADELHSALEELTALTEALRPYGARGDRPDEGPTT from the coding sequence GTGAACCCACCTGCTTCCGCGCATCCCGGGCCCGACCCGGACCTCGCCAAGGTCCTGTGGTCCTTCGCCGACGTGCTGCGAGAAGACGGGGTCTCGGGCCTCGAGTACGTCGAGCAACTCGCCTGCCTGATCCTCCTCAAGCTCGCCCACGAGCAGAGCCAGCGCCCGCTCAACCCCGTGGAGATGACCGGCTACGACGAGTGGGCCGGGATCCGCTACAGCGCCGGTCAGGAGCAGCGGGAGCGCTACGAGCAGGCCTTGGACCGCCTTGCGTACGGTCCGGGCAACCTCGGTCTACTCTTTCGCAAGGTACAAAACCGAATCCCGGATCCCGTCAAACTTGCCCGGCTGATCGACCTGGTCGACAGCTACCACTGGTCAGGAGACGGCAACTCCAGCCCTGGCGCCATCTTCGACGCACTGCTGGCGCGGATGACCGCCGACCCCAAGACCGGTGCCGGGCAGTTCTTCACCCCGCGCCCGCTGGTCGAGGCGATCGTGCAGTGTGTCCAGCCAGGCATCGGAGACACGATCATCGACCCGGCCTGCGGCACCGGCGGCTTCTTGACCAAATCATTCGAGTACCTGATCGAACACTTTCCCCCCGGCGTCAGCCCCGCCGAGCGCGCCCGGCTCTCCCAGGACGCGTTCAGCGGCACCGAACTCGTCGACGCCACAGCGCGACTGGCCACGATCAACCTCGTCCTGCACGGACTGACGCGGGCCGACGCCGCTCCCCTGATCGACGTGGGCGATGCGCTCACCCGGACTCCGACACGGCACGCGACGCTGGTCCTCACCACGCCCCCGTTCGGACGGCGATCCACGATCGCCGGGGAGGCGTACGCGCACTACCGGCCCGACTTCTGGGCGGAGACCGCCAACCGGCAGCTCAACTTCCTCCAGCACGTCCAGAGTCTGCTACAGCTCGACGGCCGCGCCGCCGTCGTAGTACCCGACAACGTGCTGTTCGAAGCCGGCGCCGGCGAGCATATCCGGCGCCGGCTCCTTGACGCGTGCGATGTGCACACCCTGCTGCGGCTACCGCCAGGCGTCTTCTACGCAACTGGCGTCAAGACCAGCGTCCTGTTCTTCGACAAGGCCGCTCCCCGGGCAGACGGCAGGCCGTCGACCCAGCAGCTGTGGGTGTACGACCTGCGCACCCACCGCCCTGCGCCCACCAAGTCGACCACGCTGACCAGCGCCGACTACGACGACTTCGTGTCCGCCTACCGGCCCGGACGGCCCCGCAGCGAGCGGGTCGAGTCCCCCGTGTTCCGGTCCTACAGCGTGCAGGACCTGCTCGCCCGGGACCGCACCAACCTCGACCTACTGGCCGCCGACCCACCGGACGATCCGCTTGCCACCGCTGAGCCCGAAGCCGACCTGCACCACATGGCGCAGCAGATCGCCGACGAACTGCACTCGGCGCTCGAGGAGTTGACCGCACTGACCGAGGCGCTGCGGCCCTACGGCGCACGAGGCGACCGCCCGGATGAGGGCCCGACGACGTGA
- a CDS encoding AAA family ATPase, producing MRLLHLSLPAYRGLRDFHLDLTNAVDGGHAIATLIGPNGGGKSRALHALAEIFGALHRPKRRAAFPFDIQYELRGTTVRAVQASREAAPELTVEQAGHEPARVPRAHWPRHLPDHVFGYQAHPHAPWTAEFDQHRRFATRRLGEWGRQWREDLDDWLASRAPEEAWPEQLTLPIHCPLYTPVFLCTPAHLPLLLLAQTTHWADSFGTYLREHSYIQHVASAILRIKAPRTIRGASLAALPYWGLGGPARTLFAAVADSGRFGPIPDAYPVDGAASPADGFRIVLGTAEDVQAFRNLFDSDLSMFGLLATLLDAGYLTVDVRLHKTGAVMLGLDDLSSGEQQLLTILGLLRLQRAQESLFLLDEPDSHFHPEWSRRWYSSVRTVLGAHQDSQFITATHEPLLVANMTRQQIRIVATDQEGRATAVTPQTTPRGQGAGGLLTTDLFGLPTQLDEHTQELIDRQYALLPAAAHDEVLQEELREVTGKLDTLGFSTANRDHLVAAFLAELHRRRRALVEAATGTNPPPPHVLEALVAELFNEHFSSVI from the coding sequence ATGCGGCTGCTCCACCTGAGCCTTCCCGCCTACCGCGGGCTGCGTGACTTCCACCTGGACCTCACCAACGCGGTGGACGGCGGCCATGCCATCGCCACGCTGATCGGCCCCAACGGCGGCGGCAAGTCGCGAGCCCTGCACGCTCTTGCGGAGATCTTCGGCGCCCTGCACCGGCCGAAACGCCGCGCGGCCTTCCCCTTCGACATCCAATACGAGCTGCGCGGCACCACCGTGCGGGCCGTGCAGGCCTCCCGCGAAGCCGCCCCCGAACTGACCGTGGAACAGGCAGGCCACGAGCCGGCAAGAGTGCCGAGGGCGCACTGGCCGCGCCATCTTCCCGACCACGTCTTCGGCTATCAGGCCCACCCTCACGCCCCCTGGACCGCAGAGTTCGACCAGCACCGCCGCTTCGCGACGCGCCGCCTGGGTGAATGGGGCCGGCAGTGGCGCGAGGATCTCGACGACTGGCTCGCCAGCCGTGCTCCCGAGGAGGCATGGCCGGAACAGCTCACCCTCCCCATCCACTGCCCCCTGTACACCCCCGTCTTCCTGTGCACGCCTGCCCACCTGCCGCTGCTACTCCTGGCGCAGACCACCCACTGGGCCGACTCGTTCGGCACCTACCTGCGCGAGCACTCCTACATCCAGCACGTCGCCTCGGCCATCCTGCGCATCAAAGCCCCCCGCACCATACGTGGGGCGTCGCTGGCAGCGCTGCCGTACTGGGGCTTGGGTGGGCCCGCCCGCACCCTGTTCGCGGCCGTGGCCGACTCCGGCCGGTTCGGCCCCATTCCCGACGCCTATCCGGTGGACGGCGCCGCGAGCCCCGCCGACGGCTTCCGGATCGTCCTCGGCACCGCGGAGGATGTCCAGGCCTTCCGTAACCTCTTCGACAGCGACCTGTCGATGTTCGGGCTGCTCGCCACCTTGCTCGACGCCGGCTACCTCACCGTCGATGTCAGACTCCACAAGACCGGCGCGGTGATGCTCGGTTTGGACGACCTGAGCTCCGGAGAGCAGCAACTCCTCACTATTTTGGGTCTGCTGCGGCTCCAGCGCGCACAGGAGTCACTGTTCCTCCTGGATGAGCCCGACTCGCACTTCCACCCCGAGTGGAGTCGGCGCTGGTACAGCTCCGTGCGCACCGTGCTCGGAGCACATCAGGACTCGCAATTCATCACGGCCACCCACGAGCCTCTGCTGGTGGCCAACATGACCCGCCAGCAGATCCGGATTGTCGCCACCGATCAGGAAGGTCGGGCCACCGCCGTGACCCCCCAGACCACCCCGCGAGGCCAGGGCGCCGGTGGCCTGCTGACCACCGACCTGTTTGGGCTGCCCACTCAACTCGACGAACATACACAGGAGCTGATCGACCGGCAGTACGCGCTGTTGCCTGCAGCAGCCCACGATGAGGTCCTGCAGGAGGAGCTCCGCGAGGTCACAGGAAAACTCGACACCCTGGGCTTTTCCACCGCCAACCGGGATCACCTCGTGGCGGCTTTCCTCGCCGAACTCCACCGCAGGCGCCGCGCCCTCGTCGAGGCCGCCACCGGCACCAACCCTCCGCCGCCGCATGTCCTGGAGGCCCTGGTCGCCGAGCTGTTCAACGAGCACTTCTCGTCGGTTATCTGA
- a CDS encoding HNH endonuclease, with translation MRHVDMSGLTTPPAWAAKTVPTLDAVLAAMASNTKRAFTDHWTDEEVRGPLLALVGQKCWYCETTIQRADVTVDHFRPKSEVLGEPGHHGYWWLAYTIDNYRIACKHCNSGGARFDGMREGRAKGSRFPLLAGPRAWRRRDDLALEQPVLLDPARMGDPELLGFDAAGYARRSHMPYSKAEAQRRVCRADETIRILALNATQITDQRRNLMTEIAVLAQVPGDLPSVQALIASKTGPTAQWSAAANAALAVQRACAPTRDQPVPSTAQRSATPVIAPEHSTVDVRDLLQYLDPAELAAGIALTGRYNNKEYPGVLRPDSRISVWNRLWGTPTSAARAATGSDDIDGWDFWRLTIASVEQSLAEFRAAHITPDPPA, from the coding sequence ATGCGACATGTCGACATGAGCGGGCTCACCACCCCGCCGGCGTGGGCGGCCAAGACCGTGCCCACTCTGGACGCCGTGCTGGCCGCCATGGCGAGCAACACCAAGCGCGCCTTCACCGACCACTGGACCGATGAGGAGGTACGCGGCCCGCTGCTCGCGCTCGTCGGACAAAAGTGCTGGTACTGCGAGACCACGATCCAGCGCGCGGATGTCACCGTCGATCACTTCCGGCCGAAGTCCGAAGTACTCGGTGAACCAGGCCATCACGGTTACTGGTGGCTTGCCTACACGATCGACAACTATCGGATCGCGTGTAAGCACTGCAACAGCGGCGGGGCCCGGTTCGACGGCATGCGAGAAGGCCGCGCCAAGGGCAGCCGGTTTCCGCTGCTGGCAGGGCCGCGCGCCTGGCGTCGACGCGACGATCTGGCTCTTGAACAGCCAGTCCTTCTGGACCCGGCCCGCATGGGTGATCCCGAACTGCTCGGGTTCGACGCCGCCGGCTACGCCCGCCGCAGTCACATGCCCTACTCCAAGGCGGAGGCGCAACGCCGCGTGTGCCGCGCCGACGAGACCATACGGATCCTGGCGCTCAACGCCACCCAGATCACCGACCAGCGCCGCAATCTGATGACAGAGATCGCGGTACTCGCCCAGGTGCCGGGCGATCTGCCCAGCGTCCAGGCACTCATCGCCAGTAAGACGGGACCGACGGCACAATGGAGCGCAGCGGCTAATGCAGCCCTGGCTGTGCAGCGCGCATGTGCCCCGACGCGAGACCAGCCCGTCCCGTCCACGGCCCAGCGCTCGGCCACCCCAGTCATCGCCCCAGAACATTCCACTGTCGACGTGCGGGACTTGCTCCAGTACCTGGACCCGGCCGAACTCGCCGCTGGAATCGCACTGACCGGCCGTTACAACAACAAGGAGTACCCGGGAGTGCTGCGACCAGACAGCCGGATCAGCGTCTGGAACCGCCTGTGGGGCACCCCCACCTCTGCGGCCCGGGCAGCCACCGGCAGCGACGACATCGACGGCTGGGACTTCTGGCGGCTGACCATCGCCAGCGTCGAACAGTCGCTCGCCGAGTTCCGCGCTGCACACATCACGCCCGACCCGCCGGCCTGA
- a CDS encoding UvrD-helicase domain-containing protein: protein MPFSPTDEQAAALEAFRSGGHLAIQAGAGTGKTSTLVFLAEQMPVRRGRYLAFNRAIALDAAARFPSTVQCKTAHSLAYAALGHLFRGRLNSPRRPGWRIGQDLGLHTPARIGQVGLMPATLSNAALRTVTRFCQSADPELAHHHVPYVRGVDDEEGHAEVADLILPYAVKAWADLHDPQGGMVRFEHDHYLKMWALTEPALPGDFLLLDEAQDTNPVLEQIVLAQKERTQIVMVGDSAQAIYGWRGARDVMTRFAGHHLTLTRSFRFGPALAIEANRWLTLAGAPIRLSGAPDVPTTVGCGSGRPDAVLCRTNVGAMTEVLSLIASGTATALVGGGDSLRALAWAARDLIEGRRTHHPELVLFTTWAALRDYAEHDPAGSDLQPFANLIDEHGPDAILQAVDRLVPETDAQVTVSTAHKAKGRQWARVRIASDFTPPADTDELDAQGQPVPKPVDEAEARLAYVAVTRARRHLDPTGLAWISQHPDNPAALATCAPARGSSPAR from the coding sequence ATGCCCTTTTCCCCGACCGACGAACAGGCTGCCGCTCTGGAGGCATTCCGTAGTGGCGGTCATCTCGCCATCCAGGCCGGCGCAGGCACTGGCAAGACGTCCACGCTCGTCTTCCTCGCGGAGCAGATGCCCGTGCGGCGCGGGCGCTATCTCGCCTTCAACCGCGCCATCGCACTGGATGCCGCCGCTCGCTTTCCGTCGACGGTGCAGTGCAAGACGGCCCACTCGCTGGCCTACGCCGCTCTCGGCCACCTCTTCCGTGGCCGTCTCAACAGTCCTCGCAGGCCCGGCTGGCGGATCGGTCAGGACCTGGGGCTGCACACCCCGGCCCGTATCGGCCAAGTGGGTCTGATGCCGGCCACGCTGTCCAACGCGGCGCTGCGGACGGTCACCCGCTTCTGCCAGTCGGCCGATCCCGAACTGGCCCATCATCATGTTCCCTATGTGCGGGGCGTCGACGACGAGGAAGGCCATGCGGAGGTTGCCGACCTGATCCTGCCGTACGCGGTGAAGGCATGGGCCGACCTTCACGACCCCCAAGGCGGCATGGTGCGATTCGAACACGACCATTACCTGAAGATGTGGGCCCTGACCGAGCCCGCCCTGCCCGGTGACTTCCTCCTGCTGGACGAGGCCCAGGACACCAACCCCGTCCTCGAGCAGATCGTCCTGGCCCAGAAGGAGCGCACCCAGATCGTCATGGTCGGCGACTCGGCGCAGGCCATCTACGGCTGGCGCGGTGCCCGCGACGTGATGACCCGCTTCGCCGGTCACCACCTGACGCTCACACGCTCCTTCCGTTTCGGCCCGGCGCTCGCCATCGAAGCCAACCGCTGGCTCACTCTCGCAGGCGCCCCCATCCGCCTCTCCGGAGCACCCGACGTCCCGACCACTGTCGGATGCGGCTCAGGGCGCCCCGATGCTGTCCTGTGCCGGACCAACGTCGGAGCGATGACCGAGGTCCTCTCCCTCATCGCGTCCGGCACGGCAACAGCGCTGGTGGGCGGCGGGGATTCGCTGCGCGCCCTGGCATGGGCGGCCCGTGACCTCATCGAGGGCCGCCGCACCCACCACCCTGAACTCGTGCTCTTCACCACCTGGGCAGCACTGCGCGACTACGCCGAGCACGATCCCGCCGGCAGCGACCTGCAGCCCTTCGCCAACCTCATCGACGAGCACGGTCCGGACGCCATCCTCCAAGCCGTCGACCGTCTTGTTCCCGAAACCGATGCCCAAGTCACCGTGTCCACCGCCCACAAAGCCAAAGGCCGGCAGTGGGCCCGGGTGCGCATCGCGTCCGACTTCACGCCGCCCGCCGATACCGACGAACTCGATGCCCAAGGCCAGCCCGTTCCCAAACCCGTGGATGAGGCAGAAGCCCGCCTGGCGTACGTCGCCGTCACTCGAGCCCGCCGCCACCTGGACCCCACCGGCCTCGCCTGGATCAGCCAGCACCCCGACAACCCCGCTGCCCTCGCAACCTGCGCCCCGGCACGCGGCTCCAGCCCAGCACGGTGA
- a CDS encoding helix-turn-helix transcriptional regulator: MTIFPPPEPDPTALRFSLSHLRAQHRWSYDELAARSGLSRRTLIEIEQGRTIGTLATWHALAHAFGVPLGELLGPLCEGHEPPGSGA, translated from the coding sequence GTGACGATCTTCCCGCCGCCGGAGCCCGATCCGACGGCACTGCGGTTTTCCCTCTCCCATCTGCGCGCACAGCACAGGTGGAGCTATGACGAGCTCGCCGCTCGCAGCGGCCTGTCGCGCCGCACTCTGATCGAGATCGAGCAGGGCCGCACAATCGGCACGTTGGCGACCTGGCATGCCCTCGCCCACGCCTTCGGTGTCCCGCTGGGCGAGCTCCTCGGTCCGCTGTGCGAGGGGCACGAACCACCGGGATCCGGAGCCTGA